The Methanococcus maripaludis genome has a window encoding:
- a CDS encoding ATP-binding protein, translated as MVNEKIALTETLQEQIIKSVKSYKETNNGEKPTARDTILYIFNTHSNVNIAVEDLKGILLSAGLHRSTYSKYINQLMDADILYEDKSGYLHKSETELSDIVKYLLDKHKRKIESGKTVIVDFQEEFGTDKFLLNKLDSSPNDVFKMFSEAYTEAYRLLKNEKPDCDGIVIQNLPDKYKCDIEDINSAKIGKVVEFEGIISIASSKKVMLKKGAYTCGCGNNREETLDNMFEDISKVWCKCGKEMMLNELESDYIDIQEIKLQQPLETMDNPQEPPKYITVFFENSPGLFSGKLNVIGIPFKRKQKNGLIYDIYIYAKSIAAVEDIIVDRLDENKITYIKQVVEYCSKNDIKLLDKLSEILIPTIHSHEDVKKALLLQQLKGAVGLNRNNLHILLVADPGVGKSEMLRTVSKLPKNIYGSITGSSGVGLTAAVEQERTSVGDSGWVTKPGLLVCKNGGTASLDELTVNKEMSTHLLEAMESQEIHISKAGLNICLPAEIAILAACNPRNGCWDNTKGLIEQIELTKPVIDRFDLIFDMGIGQNKELDAEIARKTIRNHNLGSVNPDSLLDKTIDIGDYTVNREFLLDFIEYTRTLSVKVPKSVEDSIVEYYVNRRANQNTSTRLVETIIRLSTAFAKARLDTEVNERDFKDACALYTLSIKVDNPLKNLFNSKSVFDI; from the coding sequence ATGGTCAACGAAAAAATAGCACTAACAGAAACACTGCAAGAACAGATTATAAAATCAGTTAAATCGTATAAAGAAACAAATAACGGTGAAAAGCCTACTGCTCGAGACACGATCCTTTACATATTCAATACCCATTCCAACGTGAATATTGCCGTTGAAGATCTAAAGGGGATCTTACTCAGTGCAGGACTACATCGGTCCACATATAGCAAATACATAAACCAATTAATGGATGCCGACATACTTTACGAAGATAAATCTGGTTATTTACATAAATCGGAAACTGAATTATCTGACATTGTAAAATACCTGCTGGATAAACACAAAAGAAAGATTGAAAGCGGTAAAACGGTTATCGTTGACTTTCAAGAGGAGTTTGGTACCGATAAATTTCTGCTGAATAAACTCGATAGCAGTCCCAATGACGTCTTCAAAATGTTTTCGGAAGCGTATACTGAAGCTTACAGGTTATTGAAGAATGAAAAACCCGATTGTGATGGAATCGTTATTCAGAACCTACCTGATAAATACAAATGTGATATCGAAGACATAAACTCTGCTAAAATCGGAAAAGTCGTAGAATTTGAAGGTATCATATCAATTGCGTCATCTAAAAAGGTAATGCTAAAAAAAGGTGCTTACACATGTGGTTGCGGCAATAATCGGGAAGAAACACTTGACAACATGTTTGAGGACATTTCAAAGGTGTGGTGTAAATGTGGAAAAGAAATGATGTTGAACGAATTGGAATCTGATTATATCGATATTCAGGAAATTAAGTTACAGCAACCGTTAGAAACAATGGATAACCCACAGGAACCTCCAAAATACATTACCGTGTTCTTTGAGAATTCACCGGGACTCTTTAGCGGTAAACTAAATGTTATCGGAATCCCGTTCAAGAGAAAACAGAAAAACGGACTTATCTACGATATTTACATTTACGCTAAAAGTATTGCGGCTGTCGAAGATATTATAGTCGATAGATTGGACGAAAACAAAATAACGTACATAAAACAGGTTGTTGAGTACTGTTCCAAAAACGATATCAAGTTACTCGATAAGCTCTCTGAAATACTGATCCCGACAATCCATAGTCACGAAGACGTAAAAAAAGCGCTGCTACTTCAACAGCTGAAAGGCGCCGTTGGATTAAACCGTAATAACTTACATATCCTGTTAGTTGCAGATCCGGGAGTAGGTAAATCTGAAATGCTTCGTACCGTGTCAAAACTTCCAAAAAACATATACGGATCGATTACAGGAAGCTCGGGTGTTGGATTAACGGCAGCTGTGGAACAAGAAAGAACTTCAGTTGGTGATAGTGGCTGGGTAACTAAACCGGGATTACTCGTCTGTAAAAACGGTGGAACTGCATCACTTGATGAATTAACGGTAAATAAAGAGATGTCAACACATCTTTTAGAGGCGATGGAATCTCAAGAAATCCACATTTCAAAAGCAGGATTAAACATATGCCTACCTGCGGAAATTGCAATTCTTGCTGCATGTAACCCTCGAAATGGGTGTTGGGACAATACAAAAGGATTAATTGAACAGATTGAGCTAACTAAACCAGTTATAGATCGATTTGACTTGATATTTGACATGGGTATTGGTCAAAACAAGGAACTTGATGCTGAAATTGCTCGAAAAACGATTAGAAACCATAACCTCGGATCAGTCAATCCCGATAGCTTATTGGATAAAACCATAGATATTGGAGATTATACGGTTAATCGAGAATTTTTACTGGATTTCATTGAATACACAAGGACACTGTCCGTTAAAGTTCCTAAATCGGTTGAAGATTCGATTGTTGAATATTACGTTAACAGAAGAGCTAATCAAAATACATCAACGCGTCTGGTTGAAACAATAATTAGGCTTTCAACCGCATTTGCGAAAGCCAGGTTAGATACTGAAGTTAATGAGCGAGATTTTAAGGATGCGTGTGCGTTATACACATTATCAATCAAAGTGGATAACCCCTTGAAAAATTTATTTAATTCGAAGTCAGTGTTTGATATCTAA
- a CDS encoding EFR1 family ferrodoxin (N-terminal region resembles flavodoxins. C-terminal ferrodoxin region binds two 4Fe-4S clusters.), which produces MKIFYFTGTGNSLYVAKRIGGELYSIPQVLKDGNLEFEDETIGIVFPCYAFGVPRLVAEFIKRVTLNANYVFAVMTYGNMSGSGLKQLEDLGKQSGITFNYTNEICMVDNYLPLYSVEEQLKHENKKLIEAHVENIVNDIRNQKTKCKRKGIVMDTVSKLVYRFVYENKLDMADKKFIVNENCNACKLCEKLCPKNNISVTDKPEFLHRCDICYSCIHNCPQNAIHLKNEKSSMRFINQHVTVNEIIDSNDQS; this is translated from the coding sequence ATGAAGATATTTTATTTTACAGGTACTGGTAACAGCCTGTACGTGGCTAAACGAATTGGTGGAGAACTTTATTCGATACCACAGGTGTTAAAAGACGGTAATCTCGAATTCGAAGATGAAACAATCGGTATCGTTTTTCCATGTTATGCTTTTGGTGTTCCACGACTTGTTGCTGAATTCATCAAACGTGTAACGTTAAACGCTAATTACGTTTTTGCTGTAATGACGTACGGTAATATGAGTGGATCGGGACTAAAACAGCTCGAAGATCTCGGAAAACAGTCAGGTATCACATTTAACTATACTAACGAAATCTGTATGGTTGATAACTATCTGCCGCTTTATTCAGTTGAAGAACAGTTGAAACACGAAAATAAGAAGCTTATCGAAGCCCACGTAGAAAATATCGTTAATGATATACGCAATCAGAAAACGAAATGCAAACGAAAAGGAATAGTGATGGACACCGTTTCCAAGTTAGTTTACCGATTCGTTTATGAAAATAAGCTCGATATGGCAGACAAGAAATTCATCGTTAACGAAAACTGCAACGCTTGTAAATTGTGTGAGAAGTTATGTCCTAAAAATAACATTTCAGTAACGGATAAACCGGAATTTTTACATCGCTGTGATATCTGTTATTCGTGTATCCACAACTGTCCGCAAAACGCGATTCACTTGAAAAACGAAAAAAGTAGTATGCGATTTATCAATCAACATGTAACCGTAAACGAGATAATCGATTCAAACGATCAAAGTTAA
- a CDS encoding YdbC family protein yields MAEITFEIVEHIGVLYEYPNGWKKELNLVSWNEKEPKYDIRDWNPEHERMRKGITLTAEELKALKGILSEIEL; encoded by the coding sequence ATGGCAGAAATTACATTTGAAATAGTCGAACATATAGGCGTACTTTATGAATACCCAAACGGCTGGAAAAAAGAACTTAACCTTGTAAGCTGGAACGAAAAAGAACCAAAATATGATATAAGAGACTGGAACCCCGAACATGAAAGAATGAGAAAGGGAATTACATTAACTGCAGAAGAATTAAAAGCTTTGAAAGGCATTTTAAGCGAAATTGAATTATAA
- a CDS encoding corrinoid protein codes for MSELKERLIQELSDSVVEMDEEKTEELSKKYVENGFDAFEGITEGLADGMNRAGVLYEEGEYFIPELLVCSDAMYLGLDILKPHLKYADSDSKFKAVVGVVEGDTHDIGKNLFKIMLETQGFEVYDLGRDVPPVEFVKKAKEINADVVGLSTLMTTTMDNMKVVIDLLKEEGMREKTIVMVGGGPISQSFADKIGADGYAPEASKSARIAKELVTKLKN; via the coding sequence ATGAGTGAATTAAAAGAACGGCTAATACAAGAACTTTCCGACTCCGTTGTCGAAATGGATGAAGAAAAAACTGAAGAACTATCTAAAAAATATGTTGAAAATGGATTTGATGCATTCGAAGGAATTACAGAAGGGCTTGCAGATGGGATGAATAGGGCAGGAGTACTTTATGAAGAAGGAGAATACTTTATACCTGAACTTCTAGTCTGTTCTGATGCAATGTACCTCGGTTTAGACATATTAAAACCTCATTTGAAGTATGCAGATTCAGATAGCAAATTTAAGGCAGTTGTTGGTGTTGTTGAAGGGGATACTCACGATATTGGGAAAAACTTATTTAAAATCATGTTAGAAACACAAGGGTTTGAAGTTTATGATTTGGGTAGAGATGTTCCACCTGTAGAATTTGTAAAAAAAGCTAAAGAAATCAATGCAGACGTAGTAGGACTTTCAACGCTCATGACTACTACAATGGACAATATGAAAGTCGTTATTGACCTTTTGAAAGAAGAAGGAATGCGGGAAAAAACGATTGTAATGGTTGGGGGAGGTCCAATCTCACAAAGTTTCGCAGATAAAATCGGTGCAGACGGCTATGCACCTGAGGCTTCAAAATCTGCAAGAATTGCAAAAGAATTGGTTACAAAATTAAAAAATTAA